Proteins encoded in a region of the Myxococcales bacterium genome:
- a CDS encoding acyl-CoA dehydrogenase has product MPANPLFDDRDIALLFDEVFDLPALTALPYFADHDRATFAAVIDAARRLAKDELLPAYRALDEEPPRLVDGRIVVHPRLHDLFAKLRDLDLIAAPRPTAVGGQQLPLSVFTLATAYLMAGNASAYGYLGLTQGAAHLLEAFGDEHLRTTYMPKLYAGAWTGTMALTEPQAGSSLADVATTATPTAAGHYLLRGAKIFISGGDHDLTDNVVHLTLARITGAPAGIKGVSLFCVPRRRVEGDALVDNDVAVTGMIHKIGWKGLPSLALALGERDDCRGWLVGEPHQGIRYMFQMMNEARIMVGVNGVATASVAYHEAVAYARERPQGRPLAAKDPAAPPVAITAHADVRRMLLRQRAIVTGGLALLVRTARYADLAHHGVDERARERAGLVLDLLTPIAKTFPAERGFEANALAVQIHGGYGYSSEYPVEAWLRDQKLNTIHEGTTGIQALDLLGRRAVARGGAALAAWAEEVERTCARADAAGVDSSSSAALRAARDLTLTLTGALAAKGLAGDPEAMLAHATDYLDLFATVAIAWQWLELAAAVRERSARQPDADPGHREVTLACARYWFATELPRVEQLAALCRSGERSFLDLDPAWL; this is encoded by the coding sequence ATGCCCGCCAACCCGCTCTTCGACGATCGCGACATCGCGCTCCTGTTCGACGAGGTGTTCGATCTCCCGGCGCTGACCGCGCTGCCGTACTTCGCCGATCACGACCGCGCCACGTTCGCCGCGGTGATCGACGCGGCCCGGCGGCTGGCGAAGGACGAGCTCCTGCCGGCGTACCGCGCGCTCGACGAGGAGCCGCCGCGGCTCGTCGACGGCCGGATCGTCGTGCACCCGCGCCTCCACGACCTGTTCGCCAAGCTGCGCGATCTCGATCTGATCGCCGCGCCGCGCCCGACCGCGGTCGGCGGTCAGCAGCTGCCGCTGAGCGTCTTCACGCTGGCGACCGCGTACCTGATGGCCGGCAACGCCAGCGCCTACGGCTACCTCGGGCTGACCCAGGGCGCCGCCCACCTGCTCGAGGCGTTCGGCGACGAGCACCTGCGCACCACCTACATGCCGAAGCTGTACGCGGGCGCGTGGACCGGGACGATGGCGCTGACCGAGCCCCAGGCCGGCTCGAGCCTGGCCGACGTCGCCACGACCGCGACGCCGACCGCGGCCGGGCACTACCTGCTGCGCGGCGCCAAGATCTTCATCTCGGGCGGCGACCACGACCTGACCGACAACGTCGTCCACCTGACGCTGGCCCGGATCACCGGCGCGCCGGCCGGGATCAAGGGCGTGTCGTTGTTCTGCGTGCCGCGGCGTCGGGTCGAGGGCGACGCGCTGGTCGACAACGACGTCGCGGTCACCGGCATGATCCACAAGATCGGCTGGAAGGGCCTGCCGAGCCTGGCGCTGGCGCTGGGCGAGCGCGACGACTGTCGCGGCTGGCTGGTGGGCGAGCCGCACCAGGGCATCCGCTACATGTTCCAGATGATGAACGAGGCCCGGATCATGGTCGGCGTCAACGGCGTCGCCACGGCCTCGGTCGCGTACCACGAGGCCGTCGCGTACGCGCGCGAGCGGCCCCAGGGGCGGCCGCTCGCGGCCAAGGATCCCGCCGCCCCGCCGGTGGCGATCACCGCCCACGCCGACGTGCGGCGCATGCTCCTGCGCCAGCGCGCGATCGTCACCGGCGGCCTGGCGCTGCTGGTCCGGACCGCGCGCTACGCCGACCTCGCGCACCACGGCGTCGACGAGCGCGCCCGCGAGCGCGCCGGGCTCGTGCTCGATCTGCTGACGCCGATCGCCAAGACCTTCCCCGCCGAGCGCGGCTTCGAGGCCAACGCGCTGGCGGTGCAGATCCACGGCGGCTACGGCTACTCGAGCGAGTACCCGGTCGAGGCGTGGCTGCGCGATCAGAAGCTCAACACGATCCACGAGGGCACGACCGGCATCCAGGCGCTCGATCTGCTGGGGCGGCGCGCGGTCGCGCGCGGCGGCGCCGCGCTGGCGGCCTGGGCCGAGGAGGTCGAGCGCACCTGCGCCCGCGCCGACGCGGCCGGCGTCGACTCGAGCTCGAGCGCGGCGCTGCGGGCGGCGCGCGACCTGACGCTGACCCTGACCGGCGCGCTCGCGGCCAAGGGCCTGGCCGGCGATCCCGAGGCGATGCTGGCCCACGCCACCGACTACCTCGACCTGTTCGCGACCGTCGCGATCGCGTGGCAGTGGCTCGAGCTGGCGGCGGCGGTGCGCGAGCGGTCGGCGCGGCAGCCCGACGCCGATCCCGGGCACCGCGAGGTCACGCTCGCGTGCGCCCGGTACTGGTTCGCGACCGAGCTGCCCCGGGTCGAACAG
- a CDS encoding ATP-dependent RecD-like DNA helicase gives MFAGAAEPELVALEGELGRVVFRNPDSLWTVARLLLTDGAEATIVGELPELPPGMPLTVRGHWVDDKKFGRQLKLVGYVTRTPETLAGIERFLGSGIITGIGGELARRLVTHFKMETLAVIESRPDRLTEVEGIGKHRAHKIAAAFADHRHVQDVMVFLLGHGVSIGFAARIVKRYGKDAIKVVRENPYRLAIEVWGIGFRTADGIAERLGLARDSPDRLDAGLVHVLGEHVEDGHAHVPEGVLLDRAVELLAVARELVPPRLDALVERGLATREILGDRGRCVALAEITALESSAAAAFAELVMTPPRVTVLDVEAAIAQFEVGSGLALAPQQRAAVAAAAVDKCVVITGGPGVGKTTIVKAVVDLAGRARRSIALAAPTGRAAKRLAESTLIEAVTLHRLLEYQPQLGTFARDRDNPLDADVVVVDECSMVDLALFRALAVAVRPTAQLVLVGDIDQLPSVGAGAVLADVIASGAATVVRLTEIFRQAAASKIVTSAHQINRGEVPDLATSGDSDFYFIARDEPAAAQATIVELVAERIPARFGLDPATEIQVLVPMHRGELGTTALNNALQAKLNPPRDGAVVITRGERTFRAGDKVMQQKNDYDRSVYNGDIGVIESIEAEGARVRVTFGDGRAADYERNELDQLVHAYAVSIHKSQGSEYPAVVLSLSNQHFVMLGRSLLYTAVTRGKRLVVVVGSRRAIALAVGNATARARWTYLAERIRAELEPGDPA, from the coding sequence CTGTTCGCCGGCGCCGCCGAGCCTGAGCTGGTGGCGCTCGAGGGCGAGCTGGGCCGGGTGGTGTTCCGCAACCCCGACTCGCTGTGGACCGTGGCCCGGCTGCTGCTCACCGACGGCGCCGAGGCCACGATCGTCGGCGAGCTGCCCGAGCTGCCGCCCGGCATGCCGCTGACCGTGCGCGGCCACTGGGTCGACGACAAGAAGTTCGGGCGCCAGCTCAAGCTGGTCGGCTACGTGACCCGCACGCCCGAGACCCTGGCCGGCATCGAGCGGTTCCTCGGCTCGGGCATCATCACCGGCATCGGCGGCGAGCTGGCGCGGCGCCTGGTCACGCACTTCAAGATGGAGACGCTGGCGGTGATCGAGAGCCGCCCCGATCGGCTCACCGAGGTCGAGGGCATCGGCAAGCACCGCGCCCACAAGATCGCCGCCGCGTTCGCCGACCACCGCCACGTCCAGGACGTGATGGTGTTCCTGCTCGGGCACGGCGTCTCGATCGGCTTCGCGGCCCGCATCGTCAAGCGCTACGGCAAGGACGCGATCAAGGTCGTCCGCGAGAACCCGTACCGCCTGGCGATCGAGGTCTGGGGCATCGGCTTCCGCACCGCCGACGGCATCGCCGAGCGCCTGGGCCTGGCCCGCGACTCGCCCGATCGCCTCGACGCCGGCCTGGTCCACGTCCTGGGCGAGCACGTCGAGGACGGCCACGCCCACGTGCCCGAGGGCGTGCTGCTCGACCGCGCCGTCGAGCTGCTCGCGGTCGCGCGCGAGCTGGTGCCGCCGCGGCTCGACGCGCTGGTCGAGCGCGGCCTGGCCACGCGCGAGATCCTGGGCGACCGCGGCCGCTGCGTCGCGCTGGCCGAGATCACCGCGCTCGAGAGCTCGGCCGCGGCCGCGTTCGCCGAGCTGGTGATGACGCCGCCGCGCGTGACCGTGCTCGACGTCGAGGCGGCGATCGCCCAGTTCGAGGTCGGCTCGGGCCTGGCGCTGGCGCCGCAGCAGCGGGCCGCGGTCGCGGCCGCCGCCGTCGACAAGTGCGTCGTCATCACCGGCGGCCCCGGCGTCGGCAAGACCACGATCGTCAAGGCCGTGGTCGATCTGGCCGGCCGGGCCCGCCGCTCGATCGCGCTGGCGGCGCCGACCGGGCGCGCCGCCAAGCGCCTGGCCGAGTCGACCCTGATCGAGGCCGTGACGCTGCACCGGCTGCTCGAGTACCAGCCGCAGCTCGGCACGTTCGCGCGCGACCGCGACAACCCGCTCGACGCCGACGTGGTCGTCGTCGACGAGTGCTCGATGGTCGACCTGGCGCTGTTCCGGGCGCTGGCGGTGGCGGTGCGCCCGACCGCGCAGCTGGTGCTGGTCGGCGACATCGATCAGCTGCCGTCGGTCGGCGCCGGCGCGGTCCTGGCTGACGTGATCGCCTCGGGCGCGGCCACGGTCGTGCGCCTGACCGAGATCTTCCGCCAGGCCGCGGCCTCGAAGATCGTCACCAGCGCCCACCAGATCAACCGCGGCGAGGTCCCCGACCTCGCGACCAGCGGCGACAGCGACTTCTACTTCATCGCCCGCGACGAGCCGGCCGCGGCCCAGGCCACGATCGTCGAGCTGGTGGCCGAGCGCATCCCGGCCCGGTTCGGGCTCGACCCGGCCACCGAGATCCAGGTGCTGGTGCCGATGCACCGCGGCGAGCTCGGCACGACCGCGCTCAACAACGCGCTGCAGGCCAAGCTCAACCCGCCCAGGGACGGCGCGGTCGTGATCACCCGCGGCGAGCGCACGTTCCGCGCCGGCGACAAGGTGATGCAGCAGAAGAACGACTACGACCGCTCGGTCTACAACGGCGACATCGGCGTGATCGAGTCGATCGAGGCCGAGGGCGCGCGCGTGCGGGTGACCTTCGGCGACGGCCGGGCCGCCGACTACGAGCGCAACGAGCTCGATCAGCTGGTCCACGCCTACGCGGTGTCGATCCACAAGAGCCAGGGCTCGGAGTACCCGGCGGTGGTGCTGTCCTTGTCCAACCAGCACTTCGTCATGCTCGGGCGCTCGCTGCTCTACACCGCGGTCACCCGCGGCAAGCGCCTGGTCGTCGTCGTCGGCTCGCGCCGCGCGATCGCCCTGGCGGTCGGCAACGCCACCGCCCGGGCCCGCTGGACCTACCTGGCCGAGCGCATCCGGGCCGAGCTCGAGCCCGGCGATCCGGCGTAG
- a CDS encoding EamA family transporter, whose product MTTARKTSLAYLALALIWGTTWHAIRVTIGPDGFPTMLAAALRFTLAAAILVPLAWTARPWPRKAQWPWLVVAGVLNAVGYALIYLGERDVPGGLAAVLSGTQPLVIAALLLLTRMETVRPSDVIGALIALAGVAIIFADQLAVSTGQAVGVLLVIGSVIVSVLYTVVIKRHGGRIHPLASTTVFVVVTAACLWIATLASGHQGMPWPLPHKATMALVYLAVAGTAVGFAAYFWLLERVSLLAANVLGFVIPVIALAVDALFEAEVQLGPRAYLGVAVILAAVMVAQRRPAPTPAA is encoded by the coding sequence GTGACCACCGCGCGCAAGACCTCGCTCGCGTACCTGGCCCTGGCGTTGATCTGGGGGACCACCTGGCACGCGATCCGCGTGACGATCGGCCCCGACGGCTTCCCGACCATGCTCGCGGCGGCGCTGCGCTTCACGCTGGCGGCCGCGATCCTGGTGCCGCTGGCGTGGACCGCGCGGCCGTGGCCGCGCAAGGCCCAGTGGCCGTGGCTGGTGGTCGCGGGCGTGCTCAACGCGGTCGGCTACGCGCTCATCTACCTGGGCGAGCGCGACGTGCCCGGCGGCCTCGCGGCGGTGCTGTCGGGGACCCAGCCGCTGGTGATCGCCGCCTTGCTCCTGCTCACGCGCATGGAGACCGTGCGGCCGAGCGACGTCATCGGCGCGCTGATCGCGCTGGCCGGCGTCGCGATCATCTTCGCCGATCAGCTCGCGGTGTCGACCGGCCAGGCCGTCGGCGTGCTGCTGGTGATCGGCTCGGTGATCGTCTCGGTGCTCTACACGGTCGTGATCAAGCGCCACGGCGGCCGCATCCACCCGCTGGCGTCGACGACGGTCTTCGTCGTCGTCACCGCCGCCTGCCTGTGGATCGCGACCCTGGCGTCGGGCCACCAGGGCATGCCGTGGCCGCTGCCGCACAAGGCCACGATGGCGCTGGTCTACCTGGCCGTGGCCGGCACCGCGGTCGGGTTCGCCGCGTACTTCTGGCTGCTCGAGCGGGTCAGCCTGCTGGCCGCCAACGTGCTCGGCTTCGTGATCCCGGTGATCGCGCTCGCGGTCGACGCGCTGTTCGAGGCCGAGGTCCAGCTCGGCCCGCGCGCCTACCTGGGGGTCGCGGTGATCCTGGCCGCGGTGATGGTGGCCCAGCGCCGCCCCGCGCCGACGCCGGCCGCGTGA